One Halobacterium sp. DL1 DNA window includes the following coding sequences:
- a CDS encoding thiamine pyrophosphate-binding protein produces MRASDLLVECLEREGVDHVFGLPGEEMEDLLFSLRDSEVAFVPVRHEQGAAFMADVHGRLTGDAGVCLSTLGPGATNLLTGVADAHLDKSPLVAITAQGGLERLHKESHQALDVVDLFAPVTKWNAQLNDPDIVHESVRKAFKVAQYEKPGATHLELPEDVAAEETDVRPLPVRNRVGVGAPDAASLERVRDLFREADRPLLVAGNGAVRTGAAAELRDLVEATDLPVVSTYMGKGAVSDADEHSLMTLDSGARGEAKSAIESADLVVTVGYDIAEHDPAEWGIGDAAVVHVDSEPAEVYEAYTPDVEVVADIGRTLRDMTEWCGSASVVFDADWYADLRDQIVSDVSREPDPEAPFTVEGVLPVLRDAMADDDVLVSDVGSHKMAISQNFPTYEPNTCIVSNGLASMGIAVPGALAADLAVDTNVVAATGDGGFLMNAAEIETATRVGCGYTIVVFVDDDYGLISEKQEEHTGESFGTKLTTPDLVTFAESFGIDGYRPESADELRDVLGETVGDGMSLVEIPVR; encoded by the coding sequence GAGGTGGCCTTCGTTCCGGTGCGCCACGAACAGGGCGCGGCGTTCATGGCCGACGTCCACGGCCGACTCACAGGCGACGCGGGCGTCTGTCTCTCAACGCTCGGGCCGGGCGCGACGAACCTGCTCACCGGCGTCGCAGACGCCCACCTCGACAAGAGCCCGTTGGTCGCCATCACGGCCCAGGGCGGCCTCGAACGGCTCCACAAGGAGAGCCACCAGGCCCTCGACGTCGTCGACCTCTTCGCGCCCGTCACGAAGTGGAACGCGCAGCTCAACGACCCGGACATCGTCCACGAGTCGGTCCGGAAGGCGTTCAAGGTCGCGCAGTACGAGAAACCGGGCGCGACCCACCTCGAACTCCCCGAGGACGTGGCCGCCGAGGAGACAGACGTGCGTCCGCTCCCGGTCCGGAACCGCGTCGGCGTCGGGGCGCCGGACGCAGCCTCCCTGGAGCGAGTGCGTGACTTATTCCGGGAGGCCGACCGACCGCTGCTTGTCGCGGGCAACGGCGCCGTCCGCACGGGCGCAGCCGCCGAACTCCGCGACCTGGTCGAGGCCACGGACCTCCCGGTCGTCTCCACCTACATGGGGAAGGGAGCGGTGTCGGACGCCGACGAACACTCCCTGATGACACTCGACTCCGGCGCCCGCGGCGAGGCCAAGAGCGCCATCGAGTCGGCCGACCTCGTCGTCACCGTGGGCTACGACATCGCCGAACACGACCCGGCGGAGTGGGGCATCGGCGACGCCGCCGTCGTCCACGTCGACAGCGAGCCCGCGGAGGTGTACGAGGCCTACACCCCGGACGTCGAGGTGGTCGCCGACATCGGCCGGACGCTCCGCGACATGACCGAGTGGTGCGGGTCCGCGAGCGTGGTGTTCGACGCCGACTGGTACGCGGACCTCCGAGACCAGATCGTCTCGGACGTCTCCCGCGAGCCCGACCCCGAGGCCCCGTTTACCGTCGAGGGCGTGCTACCAGTGCTCCGGGACGCGATGGCCGACGACGACGTGCTCGTGTCGGACGTCGGCAGCCACAAGATGGCCATCTCCCAGAACTTCCCGACCTACGAACCCAACACCTGCATCGTCTCGAACGGATTGGCGTCGATGGGTATCGCCGTTCCGGGCGCGCTCGCGGCCGACCTCGCGGTCGACACGAACGTGGTCGCGGCGACCGGTGACGGCGGCTTCCTGATGAACGCCGCCGAGATAGAGACCGCCACCCGCGTGGGCTGTGGCTACACCATCGTCGTCTTCGTCGACGACGACTACGGCCTCATCTCCGAGAAGCAGGAGGAACACACGGGGGAGTCGTTCGGCACGAAACTGACGACGCCCGACCTCGTGACCTTCGCCGAGAGCTTCGGCATCGACGGCTACCGCCCCGAGTCGGCCGACGAACTTCGGGACGTGCTGGGCGAGACCGTCGGCGACGGGATGTCGCTCGTCGAGATTCCCGTGCGGTAG
- a CDS encoding branched-chain amino acid ABC transporter permease produces MVAFFGVYPLIYSFFGGVAEFEAFLPKTETMIAVFYFGLFAMSFDFISGYTGYLSFGHAAFYGTGGYFVVLVASGKIPLLPAQTPFMVSLLLAGVLAALLAVVMGSVSFRLSGVYFAMITLGFAQVLYVLMRDWDYLGSNPRDGVSVSNQLHPQGFEIGVPGVDALNFAIGPLRGDELEFLFLDLGATEVSYYMVGLVVLVSYLAMQRMVHSPFGRVLVAIRENEERARAVGYDTFRYKLAAFAASGFFAGIAGGLFAGYRRSVTPENSLYFLVSGDALLASIIGGFGTLAGPLYGRLFDRSIREFLSKTGGGGGLLPLLRDHVPSGVLDTPVVNGMTVGQGIETFLNGHAALYLGVVFVVFVLFVPGGLLGAVRDRLGGTVAKRLPDYLANFRR; encoded by the coding sequence GTGGTTGCGTTCTTCGGCGTCTACCCGCTGATATACTCGTTCTTCGGTGGTGTGGCCGAGTTCGAGGCGTTCCTCCCGAAGACGGAGACGATGATTGCGGTGTTCTACTTCGGCCTGTTCGCGATGAGTTTCGACTTCATCAGCGGCTACACGGGCTACCTGTCGTTCGGTCACGCCGCGTTCTACGGCACCGGCGGCTACTTCGTCGTGCTCGTCGCCAGTGGCAAGATTCCGTTGCTGCCCGCGCAGACCCCGTTCATGGTGAGTCTGCTGCTCGCCGGCGTGCTCGCCGCGCTGCTCGCCGTCGTCATGGGGTCGGTGTCGTTCCGGCTCTCCGGCGTCTACTTCGCGATGATCACGCTCGGATTCGCGCAGGTGCTGTACGTGCTGATGCGGGACTGGGACTACCTCGGGTCGAACCCCCGTGACGGCGTCTCCGTCAGCAACCAGCTACACCCTCAGGGCTTCGAAATCGGGGTACCGGGCGTCGACGCGCTCAACTTCGCCATCGGGCCACTCCGGGGGGACGAACTGGAGTTCCTCTTCCTCGACCTGGGGGCGACGGAGGTGTCCTACTACATGGTCGGGCTGGTCGTGCTGGTCAGCTACCTCGCGATGCAGCGGATGGTCCACTCGCCGTTCGGGCGCGTGCTCGTCGCCATCCGCGAGAACGAGGAACGCGCCCGCGCGGTCGGCTACGACACGTTCCGGTACAAACTCGCGGCGTTCGCCGCCAGCGGCTTCTTCGCCGGCATCGCGGGCGGCCTGTTCGCGGGCTACCGGCGGTCGGTCACGCCCGAGAACTCGCTGTACTTCCTCGTCAGCGGGGACGCGCTGCTGGCGTCCATCATCGGTGGGTTCGGCACGCTCGCCGGCCCGCTGTACGGTCGGCTGTTCGACCGCTCCATCCGCGAGTTCCTCTCGAAGACCGGCGGCGGTGGTGGCCTGCTGCCGTTGCTCCGGGACCACGTCCCGTCTGGCGTCCTCGACACCCCAGTCGTCAACGGAATGACCGTCGGCCAGGGCATCGAGACGTTCCTCAACGGACACGCCGCGCTCTACCTCGGCGTCGTCTTCGTCGTGTTCGTGCTGTTCGTCCCCGGCGGCCTGCTCGGGGCGGTCCGCGACCGCCTGGGCGGCACCGTCGCGAAACGCCTTCCCGACTACCTCGCCAACTTCCGACGATGA